One part of the Algibacter sp. L1A34 genome encodes these proteins:
- a CDS encoding exosortase F system-associated membrane protein, protein MSKIVKYILLFILITLLILIRWFENELFYDPYLTFFHNDYLYIDSPRREVLKLVAFTALRYALNGLVSLAILYVVFKDRSIVKFSALVYVMTFMVLICGYLYFVINPKQSDYYLFFNLRRFLIQPVILILLLPAFYYYKLTKDIK, encoded by the coding sequence ATGTCTAAGATAGTTAAGTATATTTTACTTTTTATATTGATAACCTTATTGATTTTAATTCGATGGTTTGAAAATGAGTTGTTTTACGATCCGTATTTAACCTTTTTTCATAACGATTATTTGTACATCGATAGTCCGCGTAGAGAAGTGTTAAAACTTGTTGCTTTTACCGCGCTGCGCTATGCTTTAAATGGTTTGGTTTCTTTAGCGATTCTTTATGTAGTTTTTAAAGATAGAAGCATTGTAAAGTTTTCTGCTTTAGTTTACGTTATGACTTTTATGGTTTTAATCTGTGGGTATTTATACTTTGTAATTAACCCGAAACAATCCGATTATTATCTCTTTTTTAATTTGAGACGTTTTTTAATTCAACCGGTAATTTTAATATTGTTATTGCCTGCTTTTTATTACTATAAATTAACGAAGGATATAAAATAA
- the xrtF gene encoding exosortase family protein XrtF — MYILLSVLYKFYLQFSDGSKFYPDYFTHLVGQQASSLLSTFGYDAQLLPHPSEPSLKLVLKGEYVARIIEGCNGLSVLILFVSFIVAFSGKLKTTILYILSGSVIIYVVNVLRIVILSIGIYSYPKQSEFLHSVVFPAIIYGVVFLLWVFWVNRFSKLNKKDV, encoded by the coding sequence GTGTATATTCTGCTATCTGTACTCTATAAATTTTATTTACAATTTTCTGATGGTTCTAAGTTTTATCCAGATTATTTTACGCATTTAGTTGGCCAACAAGCTAGTTCTTTACTAAGTACGTTTGGTTATGATGCTCAGCTTCTACCGCACCCAAGTGAGCCTTCCTTAAAACTTGTTTTAAAGGGAGAGTATGTGGCGAGAATAATAGAGGGCTGTAATGGGTTGAGTGTACTAATCTTGTTTGTTTCGTTTATTGTTGCCTTCTCAGGGAAGTTAAAAACAACTATTTTATATATCCTTTCCGGTAGCGTTATTATTTATGTTGTTAATGTTTTACGGATTGTGATTTTATCGATTGGGATTTATAGTTATCCCAAGCAATCGGAATTTTTACATTCCGTAGTGTTTCCTGCTATTATTTATGGCGTTGTTTTTCTACTATGGGTTTTTTGGGTGAATCGTTTTTCAAAATTAAACAAGAAAGATGTCTAA
- a CDS encoding GAF domain-containing protein: MILETLKPQVSAIISNQDLDKNERLLKICELLDKNIEYYNWVGFYFRNGKKEELLLGPYVGAPTDHTVIPFGKGICGQVAVSNENFVVPDVAAQDNYIACSITVKAEIVVPIFVNGENIGQIDIDSNTPDPFTDADECFLEFVCTQVATML; encoded by the coding sequence ATGATTTTAGAAACTCTAAAACCCCAAGTATCAGCTATTATTTCTAACCAAGACCTAGATAAAAACGAACGTCTATTAAAAATATGTGAACTACTCGATAAAAACATAGAATACTATAACTGGGTAGGCTTCTATTTTAGAAACGGTAAAAAAGAAGAGTTACTTTTAGGCCCTTACGTTGGTGCGCCAACAGACCACACTGTTATTCCTTTTGGAAAAGGTATTTGTGGGCAAGTAGCTGTTAGCAACGAAAACTTTGTAGTACCCGATGTTGCTGCTCAAGATAATTACATTGCTTGTAGCATTACGGTTAAAGCAGAAATTGTAGTTCCTATTTTTGTAAACGGTGAAAATATTGGACAAATTGATATCGACTCGAATACACCAGACCCTTTTACGGATGCGGATGAATGTTTTCTAGAATTTGTTTGTACCCAAGTAGCAACCATGCTTTAG